TCTTCAGGGCGCGGAAGACCTTGCTCTGCACTTCCTCGCGATGGATACGCACCGAGCCGCCGCCGATTTCCCAGCCGTTCAGCACCATGTCGTAGGCCTTGGCGTAGGCCTTGCTGGGATCGGTTTCGAGGAAGTCCTCGTGGCCGTCCTTGGGGCTGGTGAAGGGATGGTGGGCGGCGGTGTAGCGGCCTTCTTCCTCGTCGTATTCGAACATCGGGAAGTCGATGACCCACAGCGGACGCCAACCGGGCGTGAACAGCCCGGAGGTCTTGCCGAATTCGCTGTGGCCGATCTTGACGCGCAGCGCGCCGATGGAATCGTTGACGACCTTTTCCTTGTCCGCGCCGAAGAAAATGATGTCGCCGTCCTGGGCGCCCGTGCGCTTGATCAGCTCGGCCAGCGCCGCGTCGTGGATGTTCTTGACGATGGGCGATTGCAGGCCGTCGCGGCCCTTGCCGGCTTCGTTGACCTTGATCCAGGCCAGGCCCTTGGCGCCGTAGATACCGACGAACTGGGTATAGCTGTCGATTTCGCTGCGCGACAGGGAGCCGCCGCCCGGCACGCGCAGGGCCACCACACGGCTGCCCGGGGTGGCCGCGGCGGTCGCGAAGACCTTGAAATCCACATCGCGCATGATGTCGCTGATGTCGGTGAATTCCAGCGACACGCGCAGGTCGGGCTTGTCCGACCCATAACGGCGCATGGCTTCGGTCCAGGTCATGCTGGGGAACGGCTGCGGCAGGTCGACGTTCTGCACCACCTTGAAGACATGGCGGATCATGCTTTCGAAGATCTCGCGGATCTCCACTTCGTTCAGGAAGGAAGTTTCGCAATCGATCTGGGTGAACTCGGGCTGGCGATCGGCGCGCAGGTCCTCGTCGCGGAAGCACTTGGTGATCTGGTAGTAGCGGTCGAAACCCGACACCATCAGCATCTGCTTGAACAGCTGCGGCGACTGCGGCAGCGCGAAGAACTGGCCGGCGTTCACGCGCGAAGGCACCAGATAGTCGCGCGCGCCTTCGGGCGTGCTCTTGGTCAGCATCGGCGTTTCGATATCGATGAAGCCCAGCGAATCCAGGAACTTGCGCACTTCGATGGAGACGCGATAACGCAGCATCAGGTTGCGCTGCATCTGCGGACGGCGCAGGTCCAGCACGCGGTGCGTGAGGCGCGTGGTTTCCGACAGGTTGTCGTCATCCAGCTGGAAGGGCGGCGTGACGGACGGGTTGAGGATTTCCACTTCCTTGCACAGCACTTCGACTTCGCCGGATGCCAGTTCGGCATTGGCCGTGCCTTCGGGGCGCAGGCGCACCAGGCCGGTGACGCGGATGCAGAACTCGTTGCGCAGGCGCTCGGCGGTCGCGAAGGCGGCGTTGTCGGGGTCGAAAACGATCTGCGCCAGGCCCGCGCGATCGCGCAGGTCGATGAAGATGACCCCGCCGTGGTCGCGGCGGCGGTTTACCCAGCCGTACAGGGTAACGGTCTGACCGAGGTGGTCACGGC
Above is a genomic segment from Bordetella genomosp. 11 containing:
- the aspS gene encoding aspartate--tRNA ligase; translated protein: MRTCYTGQVCRDHLGQTVTLYGWVNRRRDHGGVIFIDLRDRAGLAQIVFDPDNAAFATAERLRNEFCIRVTGLVRLRPEGTANAELASGEVEVLCKEVEILNPSVTPPFQLDDDNLSETTRLTHRVLDLRRPQMQRNLMLRYRVSIEVRKFLDSLGFIDIETPMLTKSTPEGARDYLVPSRVNAGQFFALPQSPQLFKQMLMVSGFDRYYQITKCFRDEDLRADRQPEFTQIDCETSFLNEVEIREIFESMIRHVFKVVQNVDLPQPFPSMTWTEAMRRYGSDKPDLRVSLEFTDISDIMRDVDFKVFATAAATPGSRVVALRVPGGGSLSRSEIDSYTQFVGIYGAKGLAWIKVNEAGKGRDGLQSPIVKNIHDAALAELIKRTGAQDGDIIFFGADKEKVVNDSIGALRVKIGHSEFGKTSGLFTPGWRPLWVIDFPMFEYDEEEGRYTAAHHPFTSPKDGHEDFLETDPSKAYAKAYDMVLNGWEIGGGSVRIHREEVQSKVFRALKINAEEARQKFGFLLDALQYGAPPHGGIAFGLDRIVTMMTGADSIRDVIAFPKTQRAQDLLTQAPSPVDEKQLRELHIRLRNAEAK